A genomic window from Microbacterium sp. H1-D42 includes:
- a CDS encoding MFS transporter, with the protein MTGMSRFRMIIICLALLLEGMSTSGINVQVGALRAQLALDEGQLQFVASAFLIAYAGLLPIAGSLADAFDRRRVFLTGIVFFGVGCVLCALAWSAEALIAGRIVQGAGAALSAPAALALITAGLPEGAQRNRAVAIYSAMGAVGFSLGLVVPGAAVTWFGWRWSFLISVPAVILVLIATMGISSAQQRVRRRPDVIGGVLLTVALMLAVHLIGSASTAAPLGMLIQLAVLVVATCALAVRGGVRGIPRAVLAQPRFIAACLALGGLFAGVVGSMYALSLSYAGGSGDGGLTVALLIVAQPVLFSLTAGLGARLVTFWGPARVFALGAGVFVLSLTWLAWAQDLLVQAQTLPEQALPVWTAMIPAMAGVGVSLGLCFPAASVGAVDATPADFRATTAGLLTTAQNVGGALGIAVLTLVGAIPAGVGPGEGLTAALLWSAGFACIGVTASAFVLLFAPSRVPTPAPAGAGVA; encoded by the coding sequence ATGACCGGCATGAGCCGCTTCCGGATGATCATCATCTGCCTGGCGCTGCTGCTGGAGGGCATGAGCACGTCAGGAATCAATGTGCAGGTGGGTGCGCTGCGCGCGCAGTTGGCTCTTGATGAAGGGCAGCTGCAGTTCGTGGCCAGCGCATTCCTCATCGCCTATGCGGGGCTGCTGCCCATTGCCGGAAGTCTCGCCGACGCCTTCGATCGACGTCGCGTCTTCCTCACCGGCATCGTGTTCTTCGGTGTCGGTTGCGTGCTGTGCGCGCTGGCCTGGTCTGCGGAGGCGCTGATCGCAGGACGCATCGTGCAGGGTGCTGGGGCTGCACTGAGTGCCCCCGCAGCACTGGCGCTGATCACGGCTGGCCTGCCGGAGGGTGCACAGCGCAACCGCGCCGTCGCGATCTACAGCGCCATGGGCGCCGTCGGATTCTCACTCGGGCTCGTCGTGCCAGGCGCGGCAGTGACCTGGTTCGGATGGCGGTGGAGCTTTCTCATCTCGGTGCCGGCCGTGATCCTCGTGCTGATCGCGACCATGGGCATCTCCTCGGCGCAACAGCGCGTGCGCCGACGCCCCGACGTCATCGGCGGAGTGCTGCTGACCGTGGCGCTGATGCTCGCCGTGCACCTGATCGGCTCGGCATCGACGGCGGCGCCGCTGGGGATGCTGATCCAGCTCGCCGTGCTGGTCGTCGCCACCTGCGCCCTGGCGGTCCGCGGCGGCGTGCGGGGAATCCCTCGCGCCGTCCTGGCTCAACCGCGCTTCATCGCTGCATGCCTCGCCCTCGGTGGGCTGTTCGCCGGCGTGGTGGGCTCGATGTACGCGCTGAGTCTCTCGTACGCCGGCGGCTCCGGCGACGGCGGGCTGACCGTGGCTCTGCTGATCGTGGCGCAGCCGGTGCTGTTCAGCCTCACGGCGGGGCTCGGTGCCAGGCTGGTCACGTTCTGGGGTCCGGCTCGGGTGTTCGCGCTCGGTGCCGGCGTCTTCGTCCTCAGTCTGACCTGGCTGGCCTGGGCTCAGGATCTCCTGGTGCAGGCGCAGACGCTTCCTGAGCAGGCGCTGCCGGTGTGGACGGCCATGATCCCGGCGATGGCCGGGGTCGGCGTCTCGCTCGGGCTGTGCTTCCCCGCAGCCTCCGTCGGGGCGGTGGATGCCACGCCGGCCGACTTCCGCGCCACGACGGCGGGCCTGCTGACCACGGCACAGAACGTCGGCGGCGCGTTGGGCATCGCCGTGCTGACTCTGGTCGGGGCGATCCCGGCCGGTGTCGGGCCGGGTGAGGGTCTGACCGCGGCGCTGCTGTGGTCGGCGGGCTTCGCGTGCATCGGCGTCACGGCATCCGCGTTTGTGCTGCTGTTCGCACCGTCGCGCGTGCCGACCCCCGCCCCCGCGGGGGCGGGGGTCGCCTGA
- a CDS encoding HAD family hydrolase → MGLHVATDLDGTISFRGRRPDDTILAVLTDLAHRDDVAVTIATARSPRVVTEWFAPLSEHLGRVCCNGAMVATDRATIMRSELDPVLVRMLIGWLRERDQGFCLEYGDRFAASHPDALPWMGTEKRITLGEASPMLDGVLKISIAAGAIWSDMLALLVGAAAEVYPHVTGDADIVARGVDKAVGVRRLHPSGDRLLALGNDRNDLGLLLTADVGIVIGEQLPELDLCSHVRRVPSDSAAVVAALQLAAARLLPERLRASARSSV, encoded by the coding sequence ATGGGGCTGCACGTCGCCACCGACCTGGATGGCACCATCTCGTTTCGCGGACGACGACCGGACGACACGATCCTCGCAGTGCTCACGGATCTCGCGCACCGCGACGATGTCGCCGTCACCATCGCGACAGCGCGGTCGCCGCGGGTGGTCACCGAATGGTTCGCACCGCTGAGCGAGCATCTCGGGCGGGTGTGCTGCAACGGCGCGATGGTCGCCACTGATCGCGCGACGATCATGCGATCCGAACTCGACCCCGTGCTGGTGCGCATGCTGATCGGCTGGCTGCGCGAGCGTGACCAGGGGTTCTGCCTCGAGTACGGTGATCGGTTCGCGGCCAGTCACCCCGACGCCCTGCCCTGGATGGGCACTGAGAAGCGGATCACCCTCGGCGAGGCCTCGCCGATGCTGGACGGCGTCCTCAAGATCAGCATCGCGGCCGGCGCCATCTGGTCCGACATGCTGGCGCTGCTGGTCGGGGCGGCCGCGGAGGTGTACCCGCACGTGACCGGGGATGCTGACATCGTCGCGCGCGGGGTGGACAAGGCCGTCGGCGTGAGGCGACTGCATCCGTCCGGCGATCGCCTGCTCGCTCTGGGCAACGATCGCAACGACCTCGGCCTGCTGCTCACCGCCGACGTGGGGATCGTGATCGGCGAACAGCTGCCGGAGCTCGACCTGTGCTCACACGTGCGGCGGGTGCCTTCTGACAGCGCAGCCGTCGTGGCAGCCCTGCAGCTTGCGGCCGCCCGGCTGCTTCCGGAGCGCTTGCGCGCGTCGGCGCGCTCGTCTGTCTGA
- a CDS encoding SDR family oxidoreductase: MTRVLVTGGAGFLGSHVTALLAQHPSVDLVVSGDVRDSEEAGVVSARFDVTDAASLAPVLAEHRIDTVVHLAAIVNPGRDVALEYRVDVEGTANVLAACLEKGVRRIVVSSSGAAYGYHPDSPDWLTEDDPVRGNDEFPYSKHKRLVEEMLADARRAHPELEQVIFRIGTILGPAVRNQITALWDGSRLLRVAGSDSPFVFVWVDDVAGAMARAATEGPAGIYNVAGDGRMTVPEIAARLGKGMLTLPAWALGAALGVGRALRMTPHGPEQVRFLRYRPVLDNTRLKQTFGYVPRLSSSEAFEEYLRTHPGVARD; the protein is encoded by the coding sequence ATGACACGCGTCCTCGTCACCGGCGGCGCCGGATTCCTCGGCTCCCACGTGACGGCACTGCTGGCGCAGCATCCCTCCGTCGATCTCGTCGTCAGCGGCGACGTACGCGACTCTGAAGAGGCCGGCGTCGTCTCGGCGCGCTTCGACGTGACGGATGCGGCGTCCCTCGCCCCTGTTCTCGCGGAGCACCGCATCGACACCGTGGTGCACCTGGCGGCGATCGTCAACCCCGGCCGTGACGTCGCGCTGGAGTACCGCGTCGACGTCGAGGGCACTGCCAACGTGCTCGCGGCATGCCTCGAGAAGGGCGTGCGGCGCATCGTCGTCTCCAGTTCGGGAGCGGCGTACGGCTACCATCCCGACAGCCCGGACTGGCTCACCGAGGACGATCCAGTGCGCGGCAACGACGAGTTCCCGTACTCGAAGCACAAGAGGCTCGTCGAGGAGATGCTGGCGGATGCCCGTCGCGCCCACCCCGAGCTCGAGCAGGTGATCTTCCGCATCGGAACGATCCTCGGTCCCGCCGTCCGCAACCAGATCACCGCGCTCTGGGACGGCAGCCGTCTGCTGCGCGTCGCCGGTTCCGACTCGCCGTTCGTGTTCGTCTGGGTCGACGATGTCGCCGGAGCCATGGCGCGGGCCGCCACCGAAGGCCCCGCCGGCATCTACAACGTCGCCGGCGACGGGCGCATGACCGTGCCCGAGATCGCCGCGCGCCTCGGCAAGGGGATGCTGACGCTGCCCGCCTGGGCCCTCGGCGCCGCCCTCGGCGTCGGCAGGGCGCTGCGCATGACGCCGCACGGACCGGAACAGGTGCGCTTCCTTCGTTACCGACCGGTGCTGGACAACACCCGGCTCAAGCAGACGTTCGGCTACGTGCCGCGCCTGAGCAGCAGCGAGGCGTTCGAGGAGTATCTGCGCACGCACCCCGGCGTCGCCCGCGATTAG
- a CDS encoding alpha/beta hydrolase — MPNTRTDGTTPAAQRKRRSRALRWTLWGLLAVVVLVIVGTIAWSQIGVMSAEPEPLAKARANPDLVIEDAPQGIVLTPADGASTEGLVFIPGAKVQPEAYIAILHDVAAVDGVTVVITRPWLNLAFFDLRGLDAFTSAAPDIDTWMVGGHSLGGVRGCQLADGADALLLFASYCANDLSDSDLPVLSLSGSEDGLSTPQKIADARHLLPADAEMIEIDGASHASFGDYGPQPGDGTPTISDDDMHARVTELVGDFASTLH, encoded by the coding sequence ATGCCGAACACGCGCACGGACGGGACCACGCCCGCAGCCCAACGCAAGCGTCGCTCGAGGGCGCTCCGGTGGACGCTGTGGGGTCTGCTGGCCGTCGTGGTGCTCGTCATCGTCGGGACGATCGCGTGGAGTCAGATCGGCGTGATGTCCGCCGAGCCGGAGCCACTCGCCAAGGCACGGGCGAATCCTGATCTGGTGATCGAGGATGCCCCGCAGGGCATCGTGCTGACACCAGCCGACGGCGCATCCACGGAAGGTCTCGTGTTCATCCCCGGCGCGAAAGTGCAGCCCGAGGCATACATCGCGATCCTGCACGATGTCGCAGCCGTTGACGGGGTGACGGTCGTCATCACCCGACCCTGGCTGAACCTCGCGTTCTTCGATCTGCGCGGCCTGGACGCCTTCACCTCCGCCGCCCCCGACATCGACACCTGGATGGTCGGCGGACATTCCCTCGGCGGTGTGCGCGGCTGCCAGCTGGCAGACGGCGCCGACGCGCTGCTGCTGTTCGCCTCGTACTGCGCGAACGACCTGTCCGATTCCGACCTGCCGGTGCTGAGCCTGTCCGGCAGCGAGGACGGCCTGTCCACGCCCCAGAAGATCGCGGACGCCAGACACCTGCTTCCAGCGGATGCCGAGATGATCGAGATCGACGGTGCCTCGCACGCCTCCTTCGGCGACTACGGCCCTCAGCCCGGTGACGGCACACCGACGATCTCCGATGACGACATGCATGCGCGCGTCACCGAACTCGTCGGCGACTTCGCCTCGACGCTGCACTGA
- a CDS encoding BTAD domain-containing putative transcriptional regulator — translation MSGATEGDPAASIRVAVLGGVQVSVEGIDATPHGRLARMLIAALVVGVTGVASDELCRILWNDLEQTAKLHLLVHRTRASLGRADAIERTADGYRLAESTWIDLEALDDLADHSPVTALQMAAAEPFAGIAGEFFDQARRDVADRVAVVRRNALLAAVRRGDDELVLQYVIAAREEDPYDEELTAAQVTALARTGRSAEALTEFESLRRRLADELGTAPGEPLQELHLQLLDGRTPPPVTVLAQLPAHVDAVIGREEELSVLDGLEDGVTRLVLICGMGGAGKTTLALSWAASRREHFADGILYADLRGFGPGVEASPQTVLQQFLRALGHRVPAMGEPDELAALFRSATAGRRMLVVLDNVRAEAQARPLLPGGDGPVTLVTSREALTGLGVQAPARTITVGPLGAEAAAVLAADALSASGRAPDTAMARRLAVACGGLPLAIVVAAHAADDASERAFRAPILPLLETGDDATDVAQVLSWSLDGLDEVSQRVFRLLGMLTSPMTASAVVAMAGGDVAEAARAVRRLRRANLLQRFDDARLAQHDLVRELAVQALDHAADADEVARARSRLVEYYALAVDAAADLLDAGKDLSSIKVLDGRAPQASTLPAEARPEAPGDIQQASAWIDRERQTIVDVVRGADAADDAVVVRMLLRLRAYAVGDSYLSEAAALYGELLHRGERIGDVAVQAAALRLIGGVEVHTKGLSASRRRLEAALPLSRRIGDEEGESSCLNNLGEVARLAGDFTLAESHFGAALDLARQHQDYTRMTLHLANIALCKLGADHLADAEDYAQRALEAAGTAGSERGRSVALRVRADARLQQGRLEEATADARAALELSTRIAYLEGAARLRILLVRLRFAEGAEDAACRAMRALATQLGDEGLPWEQGEALLALATLLVRTGADPLPAQQEAEALHRRFLEAA, via the coding sequence ATGTCCGGCGCGACCGAGGGGGATCCTGCCGCGAGCATCCGCGTTGCGGTTCTCGGCGGTGTGCAGGTGAGCGTCGAAGGAATCGACGCCACTCCGCACGGGCGACTGGCACGCATGCTGATCGCTGCGCTGGTCGTCGGTGTGACGGGCGTGGCAAGTGACGAACTGTGCCGCATTCTCTGGAACGATCTCGAGCAGACAGCGAAGCTGCATCTGCTGGTGCACCGCACCCGTGCCTCGCTGGGACGCGCGGATGCGATCGAGCGCACGGCTGATGGCTATCGGCTGGCTGAATCGACGTGGATCGATCTGGAGGCGCTCGACGACCTCGCCGACCACAGCCCGGTCACAGCGCTGCAGATGGCCGCCGCTGAGCCGTTCGCGGGCATCGCCGGGGAGTTCTTCGACCAAGCGCGACGCGATGTCGCCGACCGCGTCGCCGTGGTGCGGCGAAATGCGTTGCTGGCTGCCGTGCGCCGCGGGGACGATGAACTCGTGCTGCAGTACGTCATAGCGGCACGGGAGGAGGACCCCTACGACGAGGAGCTCACGGCGGCCCAGGTGACAGCGCTGGCCCGCACCGGTCGTTCGGCGGAGGCGCTCACCGAATTCGAGTCGCTGCGGCGTCGGCTCGCGGACGAGCTCGGCACGGCGCCGGGGGAGCCCCTTCAAGAACTGCACCTGCAGCTGCTCGATGGCCGCACTCCGCCACCGGTCACCGTGCTGGCGCAGCTTCCCGCGCATGTGGATGCGGTCATCGGACGTGAAGAAGAGCTGAGCGTCTTGGATGGCCTCGAGGACGGCGTCACGCGTTTGGTGCTGATCTGCGGCATGGGCGGCGCCGGCAAGACCACTCTCGCCCTCTCGTGGGCCGCCAGCCGACGCGAACACTTCGCCGATGGGATCCTGTACGCCGATCTGCGCGGATTCGGGCCGGGAGTCGAGGCTTCCCCGCAGACCGTACTGCAGCAGTTCCTGCGGGCACTCGGACACCGGGTCCCGGCTATGGGCGAGCCGGACGAGTTGGCGGCGCTGTTCCGCAGTGCCACTGCCGGCCGGCGGATGCTCGTCGTCCTCGACAACGTGCGCGCCGAAGCGCAGGCGCGGCCGCTGCTGCCGGGGGGCGACGGGCCGGTCACGCTGGTGACCAGCCGCGAGGCCCTCACCGGACTCGGCGTGCAGGCGCCGGCGCGGACCATCACCGTCGGGCCGCTCGGCGCCGAGGCCGCCGCGGTGCTTGCGGCAGATGCGCTCAGCGCGTCCGGTCGCGCGCCGGATACGGCGATGGCACGCCGTCTGGCGGTTGCCTGCGGAGGCCTGCCGCTTGCGATCGTCGTGGCCGCGCATGCCGCAGATGATGCGTCCGAGCGTGCGTTCCGCGCGCCGATCCTGCCACTGCTGGAGACCGGTGATGACGCGACAGACGTCGCGCAGGTGCTGTCATGGTCGTTGGACGGTCTCGATGAGGTGTCGCAGCGCGTCTTCCGGCTGCTGGGGATGCTGACCTCGCCGATGACCGCGTCCGCAGTCGTGGCGATGGCCGGTGGCGACGTCGCGGAGGCAGCCCGGGCTGTGCGGCGCCTTCGGCGCGCCAACCTGCTGCAGCGCTTCGACGACGCACGCCTGGCACAACACGATCTGGTGCGCGAGCTGGCGGTGCAGGCGCTGGACCACGCGGCTGATGCCGATGAGGTCGCTCGCGCGCGATCACGCCTCGTCGAGTACTACGCGCTCGCGGTCGATGCCGCTGCTGACCTGCTGGACGCCGGCAAGGATCTGTCGTCCATCAAGGTGTTGGATGGGCGGGCGCCGCAGGCGAGCACGCTGCCGGCCGAGGCGCGCCCCGAGGCGCCTGGTGATATCCAGCAGGCGAGCGCATGGATCGATCGGGAGCGGCAGACGATCGTCGACGTGGTGCGCGGTGCGGATGCGGCGGACGACGCTGTGGTCGTTCGGATGCTGCTGCGGTTGCGCGCCTACGCCGTCGGTGACAGCTATCTCAGTGAGGCTGCCGCCCTGTACGGCGAACTGCTGCACCGGGGTGAACGCATCGGTGACGTGGCTGTGCAGGCCGCAGCTCTTCGTCTGATCGGAGGGGTCGAGGTGCACACCAAGGGGCTGTCGGCGTCTCGGCGTCGATTGGAGGCTGCGCTGCCGTTGAGCAGACGGATCGGCGACGAGGAGGGAGAGAGTTCCTGCCTGAACAATCTGGGTGAAGTCGCCCGTCTGGCCGGCGATTTCACCTTGGCCGAGAGCCACTTCGGTGCCGCGCTGGACCTTGCGCGACAGCATCAGGATTACACCCGGATGACGCTGCACCTCGCCAACATCGCCCTGTGCAAGCTCGGGGCGGATCATCTCGCCGACGCCGAGGACTATGCGCAGCGGGCGCTCGAGGCGGCCGGCACCGCAGGATCCGAGCGCGGTCGATCGGTGGCGCTGCGCGTGCGTGCGGATGCGCGTCTGCAGCAGGGACGCCTCGAAGAGGCCACTGCCGATGCCAGGGCAGCGCTGGAGCTCAGCACCCGCATCGCGTATCTGGAAGGCGCCGCGCGGCTGCGCATCCTGCTCGTGCGGCTGCGATTCGCGGAGGGGGCCGAGGACGCGGCGTGCCGAGCGATGCGCGCTCTCGCCACACAGCTCGGGGACGAGGGACTGCCGTGGGAGCAGGGAGAGGCACTGCTCGCCCTCGCCACGCTGCTGGTCAGGACGGGTGCTGATCCCCTCCCTGCGCAGCAGGAGGCCGAGGCACTGCACCGACGGTTCCTGGAGGCCGCCTGA
- a CDS encoding bile acid:sodium symporter family protein produces MDFDDLVLNFTPGTLMILNVVLGLIMFGIALDTAPKDFKVVARHPRPFIIAILAQLLVLPAVTFGLTLLLPVSASMALGMIVVACCPPGNISQVLTHRSGGNVALSVSMTAVGNLIYIVAMPISIAFWGSLHPTGRELLHTVALDPWKMLLEIVLIIGLPFALGLLLRAWLPRFAKRVQPFVRWFSLIALLGFIIGALAGNWAIFLSVIGTVLIVVAVHDAVALAIGYGTAVAGGLGTRERKAMTFEVGIRNAGLGLGLIFAFFGGLGGMAVVAGWWGVWDIIAGLIVAALWARHTKKRTGSAQGDASRHAVAAEASDAEASDTEPEATR; encoded by the coding sequence ATGGATTTCGATGACCTGGTGCTGAACTTCACCCCCGGCACCCTGATGATCCTGAACGTCGTGCTCGGCCTGATCATGTTCGGCATCGCCCTGGACACCGCGCCGAAGGACTTCAAGGTGGTGGCCCGCCACCCGAGGCCATTCATCATCGCGATCCTCGCCCAGCTGCTGGTGCTGCCGGCTGTCACCTTCGGCCTCACCCTGCTGCTGCCGGTCAGCGCATCGATGGCACTGGGCATGATCGTCGTCGCCTGCTGCCCGCCTGGCAACATCTCGCAGGTGCTCACCCACCGCTCAGGCGGCAATGTCGCCCTGTCGGTGTCGATGACTGCGGTCGGCAACCTGATCTACATCGTCGCGATGCCGATCAGCATCGCGTTCTGGGGCTCGCTGCACCCCACCGGGCGCGAACTCCTGCACACGGTGGCGCTGGACCCATGGAAGATGCTGCTGGAGATCGTGCTGATCATCGGGCTGCCGTTCGCCCTCGGCCTGCTGCTGCGCGCCTGGCTGCCCCGCTTCGCGAAGCGCGTGCAGCCCTTCGTGCGGTGGTTCAGCCTGATCGCGCTGCTCGGCTTCATCATCGGCGCCCTCGCCGGCAACTGGGCCATCTTCCTCAGCGTGATCGGCACCGTGCTGATCGTCGTCGCCGTGCACGATGCGGTCGCCCTCGCCATCGGCTACGGCACGGCGGTCGCCGGCGGCCTCGGCACCCGAGAGCGCAAGGCGATGACCTTCGAGGTCGGCATCCGCAACGCCGGGCTCGGACTCGGCCTGATCTTCGCGTTCTTCGGAGGCCTCGGCGGCATGGCCGTCGTCGCCGGCTGGTGGGGCGTCTGGGACATCATCGCCGGGCTGATCGTCGCTGCGCTGTGGGCCAGGCATACCAAGAAGCGCACCGGCTCGGCGCAGGGCGACGCGAGCCGGCACGCCGTCGCGGCCGAGGCATCGGATGCTGAGGCATCGGATACTGAACCTGAGGCCACCCGATGA
- a CDS encoding sulfite exporter TauE/SafE family protein, whose product MLVLTAAVTVLAAVIQRVTGLAFVLVLIGPIVLAYGPVEGVTVAVLLAVIASLFAVPGAWREVDWPRTLWLLGAGMLAAPLGALTASALPEPALLLLIGGMGVLALSAQRLGPIARHVRGRPGAIGAGAVAGFMHASSGLSGPALASFALGDDWPQRRFAASAQIIFLGYGAVSVALRGLPTIAPADLLVLGACTAAGMLAGVYAARRVPPSVARRVMLLCAWAGTLVVLVRAIIAFVV is encoded by the coding sequence ATGCTGGTGCTCACCGCCGCGGTGACCGTGCTCGCCGCGGTCATCCAGCGCGTCACCGGGCTCGCATTCGTGCTGGTGCTGATCGGTCCGATCGTGCTCGCGTACGGACCCGTCGAAGGTGTGACCGTCGCCGTGCTTCTCGCCGTGATCGCCTCGCTGTTCGCCGTGCCAGGTGCGTGGCGTGAGGTCGACTGGCCGCGCACCCTGTGGCTGCTGGGTGCTGGGATGCTGGCCGCACCGCTGGGGGCGCTGACGGCATCCGCGTTGCCGGAGCCCGCACTGCTGCTGCTGATCGGCGGCATGGGCGTGCTGGCGCTGAGCGCGCAGCGACTCGGTCCGATCGCGCGACATGTGCGCGGACGCCCTGGCGCGATCGGCGCTGGGGCAGTGGCCGGCTTCATGCATGCCTCCAGTGGGCTGTCCGGCCCTGCACTGGCATCCTTCGCCCTCGGTGACGACTGGCCGCAGCGCCGCTTCGCGGCGAGCGCGCAGATCATCTTCCTCGGCTACGGCGCCGTCTCTGTCGCCCTGCGCGGCCTGCCCACGATCGCCCCAGCGGACCTGCTGGTGCTCGGCGCCTGCACGGCCGCCGGCATGCTCGCCGGCGTGTACGCGGCGCGCCGAGTGCCGCCGTCGGTGGCACGCCGGGTGATGCTGCTGTGCGCCTGGGCGGGCACGCTGGTGGTGCTGGTGCGCGCCATCATCGCCTTCGTCGTGTGA
- a CDS encoding NAD(P)/FAD-dependent oxidoreductase translates to MNRYALIGAGPSGLAAARALQRRGIHVTGYEASSGVGGLWDIDNPRSTMYESAHLISSRTTTEFTEFPMDSSADYPGHRVLKGYFDAYADEFRLRELFRFDTKVTRLQPSGGSGDGWMLLAEGDEPRHYDGVVLANGTLAEPNIPSFPGEFAGEIMHTSQYKRASQLTGKRVLVIGAGNSGCDIAVDAVHHAASVDMSVRRGYYFVPRYLFGKPSDTLNQGRPLPAKLKQAVDTRVLKSFTGDPTRFGFPKPDYRIYESHPIVNTLILNHLGQGDLSIRGDIERFDGDTVHFGPSAHYPDGSSAQYDLILLATGYTLDYPFVDREHLHWQKASPNLFLNLFPPSFNGLYVMGMIEASGIGWQGRYEQAELLSAYLDAVENRPDAAAAFRARVTGRPWPDTTGGYNYLGLDRMAYYVNKDAYRSAVRTATRSLEA, encoded by the coding sequence ATGAACCGATACGCCCTCATCGGCGCCGGCCCCTCAGGGCTCGCCGCCGCGCGCGCCCTGCAGCGGCGCGGCATCCACGTCACCGGCTACGAGGCGTCCTCCGGCGTCGGCGGCCTGTGGGACATCGACAACCCGCGCAGCACGATGTACGAATCAGCGCATCTGATCTCATCGCGCACGACGACGGAGTTCACGGAGTTCCCGATGGACTCCTCTGCCGACTACCCTGGGCACCGCGTGCTCAAGGGCTACTTCGACGCTTACGCCGACGAGTTCCGGCTGCGCGAGCTGTTCCGCTTCGACACCAAGGTGACGAGGCTGCAGCCGTCCGGCGGCTCCGGTGACGGCTGGATGCTGCTCGCCGAGGGCGATGAGCCGCGGCACTACGACGGGGTCGTGCTCGCCAACGGCACGCTCGCCGAACCGAACATCCCGTCGTTCCCCGGCGAATTCGCCGGTGAGATCATGCACACCAGCCAGTACAAGCGCGCCTCGCAACTGACCGGCAAGCGCGTGCTGGTGATCGGCGCAGGCAATTCCGGCTGCGACATCGCCGTCGACGCCGTCCATCACGCCGCCTCCGTCGACATGAGCGTGCGGCGGGGCTACTACTTCGTGCCGCGCTATCTGTTCGGAAAGCCGAGCGACACCCTCAATCAGGGCCGTCCACTGCCGGCCAAACTGAAGCAGGCCGTCGACACCAGGGTGCTGAAGTCCTTCACCGGCGACCCGACGCGCTTCGGGTTCCCCAAGCCCGACTACCGCATCTACGAATCGCACCCGATCGTCAACACGCTGATCCTGAACCATCTCGGGCAGGGTGATCTCAGCATCCGCGGCGACATCGAGCGCTTCGACGGCGACACCGTGCACTTCGGTCCGTCAGCGCACTATCCGGACGGCTCATCGGCGCAGTACGACCTGATCCTGCTCGCCACCGGCTACACGCTCGACTACCCGTTCGTCGACCGCGAGCACCTGCACTGGCAGAAGGCGTCGCCGAACCTGTTCCTGAACCTGTTCCCGCCGTCGTTCAACGGCCTGTACGTGATGGGCATGATCGAGGCCTCCGGCATCGGCTGGCAGGGCCGCTACGAGCAGGCAGAACTGCTCTCCGCCTACCTGGATGCCGTCGAGAACCGTCCCGATGCCGCGGCGGCCTTCCGGGCGCGAGTGACCGGCCGCCCCTGGCCCGACACCACCGGCGGGTACAACTACCTGGGGCTGGACAGGATGGCGTACTACGTGAACAAGGACGCATACCGCTCTGCGGTGCGCACCGCGACCCGCAGCCTGGAGGCGTGA